The DNA sequence GTTCTGAACTTAAAGCCAAAACTTcaactcaaaaagaaaaagaaaacacatcCACAACAAATTCCGAAAccctagaaagaaaaaaaccacGAAATCGATACAGGAAGCATCAGCTCGACAGCGAACGATCAAAACAACGCTAAATCGAAGCAGATTTCAGAGAAATCGAAGCGAGAAAATGCAGGAGGAAGCTAGAACAACAAAGAAGTGATGAATTCAAAGAGTAGAGAGCGTAAAAATGGAAGTGAAGAACCAAAATAGAAAGCGATTGAAAAAgctacaaaatcaaaagaaatcaaagcgTTGGAGAAATCGAAGCTTACCAGTAagaaggaaggaggaggaagaaaactCGGAGAGTGATTAGaagggaagagaagaagatggagaaatcagaaaaggattgaaaatttGTGGAAAGAACAGTTGTAAGCAGAGCAGAGGGACAAAGgaatctctccctctctctctctcctcatttTCCCTTAGCTTTTTGTCatatacacatttttttttagggtttacaTTTTTAGATTCTAATTTGGGTTTAATAcgtctaaaaaaattaatttttttaattaattaatttaataaatataaatattatgagTACTCGGATAATTGGATGAACTCAGACTATtcagttgggttggattgggttaatAGATATATCTATATGatctatttgatatttgagtttcaagatattttaactataatttttttaaacttgaCAAACTAACCCGAAAATAGAAGATCGGGTTAGGTTAAGTTGTGAACTTTGTTCGGGTTGTTCGGGTCATCAACCCAGCTAACCTGAAATGTAAAGCAGTAtagataaatatttgaaacttaatatatatatatatatatatatatatatgtgttgTACTTTGGCCATGTGAATtttccattgtttttttttttaataaatattttttgcctttaaattcaattaaattaaagttgaaaataataattaaaaaaaaaacctttaaaCGTGATATTATGCTGATTAATACCTTTATGACACGACGTCGTTTTACATGTCAAAAAGTCATTTTAAAGCCAtacctttcttttcatttattctcctttttttttcattttaaatatttaagatttaaatctcAAATTCTCACTTATAATATTACGTCAGAATTGCATAaggtttaaatattaatttaaaaacatataatttatttattatattcctTAAATGTCATaaaatttttacaaaattcacCACTagttcacttttttttaatatatattacgtcatatataaaaatttaaaatttaaaatttcctcgatatatatatatatataacaaaaaaaatctgaaattttattaaatatatattacgtcatatatataaaaaaaggaaaattaaaataataataactttaattaaatcaaGCTATGACAACGTTAGAAATTCTGCCATGCATGTCTAAATACCATAAAGCCTTTTCTTGTATCTCCTTTTTGCCCTTACACAATTCGGATCCAAATGCCCTTGCTTGGAATTTCACGATGAATTACAAACACGAGATAATACCCCGGTGGAGCGATGGTACTCGACTTTGTCATGCTAATGTGGACATCCCACGTCGCAGCGACATTTCTCACTTTGGTCACATACTCGCCGCCGATCACTAACAATCGTTGACTCATGGAGAACGAATGCGTGTTGAATGGTGGTGCGATCATTGTCACTGCCACTGTATCCAATCTCACACCACTGGTGATGTTGACATTGAATCGAATAGTCAACGGTCGTCCGTATCTCACAGTGGTTTGAGACGACGGCGATAAGATTTTTGGTCGTAGATTTTCACATTTGGGATCCAAATATGGTGGGGAAAATGCTTCTAATCTCAACTCGGTTGGGAACGGCACGCCTGTGAAGTTATAATATACATTTGGATTGCTCCCACCAACCAAAACACGACCATCGCGAAGCAGCACTGCTGTTGAATGATAAAGACGAGGGATCGTACTCGGGTTAAGCAACCGAAACCTCGAACCAATTGGGTCAGTGGGTCGATACACGATCGGGCTCAAAATCGGATCGCGAGAGTTATCCCACCCGGCAGTTCCTGACCTGGCACCATTGATAATTAAAACGTCACTGTTTGGAAGCAAAATCATGTCCCCCATTACCCTATTCATTGGCATTGTTTCCACAACCCATTGAGGGTTCGAATCTGTTATTTTAATTCGGTTGCACGAATTCAAAGCTCGAACGAAGATTCGATTCATGGCTCTATTATAAGCTCCCTTTGGAGCGCCGCCGCAAATCAAAACCTCTGCTTCAATCGCCGCCGCATGTAAATTCTTCAACGGGAGGAGCACGGCGGAGCCGGTGCTCGGGTAACACCGTGGATCGCCGCCGGGAATCGCCGGAAAATTCCTGATCACCTTATTCCGCGCgtaatcaaacaaaattgacCGATTGTTTGCGAAAATGAACAAATTTCCGTCGACATTCAAAAATACAAACggatataaattattttcgaTGAATTGATCGTTCGTCTCAGCCAAGAACGGAATGCTATACGCCCTGGAAGCGCCGCCGATTTTCGGGAAAAATTCGTAGCTGAATTGCCGCCGTCCGCCGATTACAATTTGCCGGCCGTCGGGCAGAATGTGGTTCGTCGCGTACCACCGGCGGACGTTTAGTGCAAAAGGAATCTCCTCCCAATCGGAGCCATTAGGATACGGCTTAAAGACTCTCGCTCTCCGATCACCGTCGTTGAATCCACCCGTCTGAACCAGAGTTCCGTCGCTCGCGGCGGCGCCAGAGGAGCACCAAACATCCGTCTGAACCATGAGTGGCCGGAATGTGTTGGAAGCGACGTCGTATTCGAGAGAATGAGCAGTACAATCAAGTTTCAAAGCGACGTCGTTTGGATCCATTCGGCATTTCCCTTCCGGTAACGGTAAATTCGAGGTGCCGAAGTCGGTTCTGTCAAAGATAACGACTCTGTCACTGTGAAGTAACTGCATGTGCATTGGCAAAACTCCGACGTCGTTTTGCAGAAGCTCCCACCGGCCGCCGCCGTCGGCGTGCAGCGGCGACGGCGGAGTGAAGAGGGTGAATTGAGCGAAGAGAATAAATTGGAGGAGCATTGTTGCAGAGAAGTAGGTGGCTTGAATTTGCTCCGTTTCTTAATACCCGCCACGATTTCAAGCGGTAATTTGAAATTACCATTTTGGGTTCCTGTTCACAACGAAAATGATGCCTCTCTCAACACATCGTACAAGGTCATTATCGACTTTTCCATGGCAACTCCAAATTCCGCCAAAGATTGTTTctttaagaaatatattaaataaagtctggttgttttttaatttatttaattttcaaaaaacttTCCGAAGGAGATATTATAGAGAAATTAATTcggtaattaattaattggtgGATTTTGTATGTTAAAATTCGAGGAAAATAAGGAAATgtagttttatatttatatgttaaaataacattGACGTGACAAACAATgaattaatacaaataaagtttttttattgttatttttatttattagcaacattttcatttattcaattttaaagtttGTCTTGTGGGTCcagattcaccgctagcagatatggtCGTTTTTGGGCTTTATGAAGagccccaaccaacgtggaactctcacaatccactctctttgaGCCCCTGAGGAAGGTTTTCATACCCCTTGTAAacagtgtttcgttctcctctccaaccaatgtgggactctcacaatccacccccttcgaggcccagggTTCTCGTTGgtactctttcctttctctaatcaatgtgggacccccgtCAAATCTACCCTTTTGGGCCCAGCGTCGTTACTGGTACATTgtctcatgtctacccctctTTGAGGAAGagcctcctcactgacacatagtttagtgtctggctctgatatcatttgtaacacccTAGATCCAAccatattgttttatttgggctttccctttcgggctcccctcaaggctttaaaacgcgtctaatagTGAAAggttttcactcttataaaagagtgtttcgttctcctcctcaaccaacctCGGACTCTCACagttaaacatttttaaagacgtcaaattaaatattaattttatttattattattattatttttgggaaaaaagatgaattcataatttttataaaatttattgtattttataaataaaaaaagtttggCGAATCTGTGTctgaacaaaaataataaacagaaACTTTAATCTTAAATGACAGCAAGTTGATAGTGGAATCTGATTCGACAGCTCGTTGGTTGTTGCATACAATTAGAGTGAAGTTGTCGGTGGCATAGAACACTGGTCAAATGTCACCGATTCGATCCAAACAGAATTTATAGCTTTCAAAACaaatccaaaaattaaaaaaaattaaaattaaaataatttatgatcCATGTATATGATTTGGAATCTCGATGACCCGTCGCGTGGTCATGCTATCTAGACTGTAACGactcaaatccaccgctagtaaatattgttctctttgaatttccttcaaggtttttaaaatgagtctgCTAATGAGAGGCTTCTACgtctttataaagaatgtttcgttctccttcctaaccgacgtgggatctcacgatccaccccttttgaggCGAGCGTCCtgttccttctccaatcaatgtgagacccCTAATCTACCCTCCTTCGGGACTCATccttctcgttggcacatcgcccgatgtctgactttgatactatttgttacgaccctaaatttcaccgctagcaaatattgtcctctttgagctttccttttgAAATTTCCTCAAAGTtgttaaaacgcgtttgctatggagaggtttccacacctttataaaaaatgtttcgttctcctacccaaccgacgtgggatcttacataTACCTCGCTCTTTAAGTGTGAACACTGTTCTCACATATCAACATGAGTTGTTACAGCATAATTTGTCCTCACTCATATGCTCAGAAAAGTTTCTAGAATATCAtctaacataaaattgctcaAAGTAAAGCATAAATTACAGCAAATATAGGTACACCTTGTTcgtataaatattaattttaattttttaaagcttttttaTTCATCATAATTTGAGGATCGCTCTGGTTCGGACGTGATCTCCGTTTATTACTATTATCAGCAAGAAAATTGGACCAATTGTGGCTACAAGAAAGCGACAATTTTGTACAGTAAACCGGCCCatgacaataataattaatttatctgTATAGTCTTAAATTATCCACTTTCTACGTGTATTTAAACGTTGTCAATAAAGATAATTTTACAGTGTTGTTTATTTTGTCACGTCACTAATAGTTCATCCAATCGTAGCACTTTAATTTTGGAGCTTCacttattaaattatgtttttggcattgataaattattttaattttttaattttttaatttttttttttttttgcttttagcGATTCAAAGATTCACTTGAACGAGTAATGAGCTTGGTTCGATGGTCGTACAATAGATGTTAGTGACTGCAACACTCAGTAAATGAGAAGTACATTAATGAACCGACGtcacatctgaatgagagaTCCCGATaatgaaatatgttataaaagtttaaaaaaatagaaaatcgtTACATATATCAACAATGTGCACGTTCTTTTTCGGTAGCTCAATTCATAAGAACTTTATGCTTAAATTCTACGGCGGGTGACCacacataaatttttttaggagGCACGtgaatcattttaaaaaatatatttaatattttaatttttaaaaatatattaataaaaaaactaaataattagaggtaaatggttaaatattttttaacctaCTATTAATTACTACGTACATAGGGTTAAAGTGGGCATTTACTTCTGAAGGTGGAGAGGGTTAAAGAGGGCATTTAATAATGCCTGTAAATGATATAAAGACAAACGACGTCGGTTAgctaatgataataaatatatattaattgtgcgttgaaaaagagattttttatttatttttaattaaaaaataaccattGGTTGAAAATTCTGACTGGCTTACTGCAACTACTGCTATGATGGCATTTAGGTTACATTCATGAGAGTCATGCCTGACCGTCTCAACACGTGTCGTTGTCAATTtgaatatagtttaattaagtaatatattatattatatgcttttgatataattaatgtcatatatagtatatatactgtgtacatttttttttagaacgtCGATGGTCGTTAGTCGTTAGTCGTTGTTCGATAGCATTGAAACTATCGTTGATCAATGTTCAGATTCGTTGTTGATCGGTAGTTTCTAGTGGGTAGTCATTAGTCGGTGTTTGAAATCCTCGTTGATCGTTGATGAAAAGTGTGCATGTatattttagggtttatggTAGTTTTTTACATTGGACGTTGACGATAGTAAATAATTGGtgttcaaaacaaaatctaccgttatttgatttagtgaatagtattatttaatttgttttttagcGTAATTATTAGAGTCCCgacaaaaaaaatctagatAAATGACTTAATTGTAGCTACCGTTTTCATAAATATGACAAAAAACGACAAAAGAATCTagcataaaacaaaaaacgaCACGAGTTATTTCAGCTTACTGTCGTTTAGCGTATCTTAATATTGAAACGGCAAAAAATCATGCTAATTCTCAATATCGGTATTGAATGGATAAAAACGCCAACTTCGTTCTAAATCCTCCTCTTCTCTAGTATTGAGAACCAAACGGATCGACCATTCTTTTTACGGGTTCAGGTGTCAACCCCAACTGATCTTCTTGCATGTTCATGACCCGAACGTCTTTTCTAAATGGGTTTAAGATCAAAGTAGTGTGATTCTACTCTCGGGTTTCGGGCCAACTCATTACCAATCATTTATGGAGTTCGGGATTAAACGACAATCTATACTCGTGtcattaattaaaactataaattaataattatacttGTTTGA is a window from the Cucurbita pepo subsp. pepo cultivar mu-cu-16 chromosome LG07, ASM280686v2, whole genome shotgun sequence genome containing:
- the LOC111798771 gene encoding aldehyde oxidase GLOX-like; this translates as MLLQFILFAQFTLFTPPSPLHADGGGRWELLQNDVGVLPMHMQLLHSDRVVIFDRTDFGTSNLPLPEGKCRMDPNDVALKLDCTAHSLEYDVASNTFRPLMVQTDVWCSSGAAASDGTLVQTGGFNDGDRRARVFKPYPNGSDWEEIPFALNVRRWYATNHILPDGRQIVIGGRRQFSYEFFPKIGGASRAYSIPFLAETNDQFIENNLYPFVFLNVDGNLFIFANNRSILFDYARNKVIRNFPAIPGGDPRCYPSTGSAVLLPLKNLHAAAIEAEVLICGGAPKGAYNRAMNRIFVRALNSCNRIKITDSNPQWVVETMPMNRVMGDMILLPNSDVLIINGARSGTAGWDNSRDPILSPIVYRPTDPIGSRFRLLNPSTIPRLYHSTAVLLRDGRVLVGGSNPNVYYNFTGVPFPTELRLEAFSPPYLDPKCENLRPKILSPSSQTTVRYGRPLTIRFNVNITSGVRLDTVAVTMIAPPFNTHSFSMSQRLLVIGGEYVTKVRNVAATWDVHISMTKSSTIAPPGYYLVFVIHREIPSKGIWIRIV